In Myxocyprinus asiaticus isolate MX2 ecotype Aquarium Trade chromosome 32, UBuf_Myxa_2, whole genome shotgun sequence, one genomic interval encodes:
- the LOC127423452 gene encoding trinucleotide repeat-containing gene 6B protein-like isoform X1, with the protein MEDKKRKKEDKKKRETSQKVVEQKNKVPELTKPPSAQSPATPNSASPSPGPVPSSTPSAATPAAGALPQGGNNAKRLAVANGQPSPSPQSSQRYMPREVPPRFRCQQDHKVLLKRGQPPLSSMLLGGGNSGADSPNETVASDPVQGPVGPAAPSLPHTSSSSSIAASTSNYANSMWGTSSGSQPLSQGREKVIVDRSDLEEWPSIAAGDGLKTGDTAGTGGVDVSGILNSSASWGESYLQQQAKVVGVGNGGRKGVNSDSPSPPTSSSSPNECMQSGSVWASSSHELIGGNAVAAGSLPSISKAAPLPGNSDGSLGISCGIQGANFTPNADPSAWPALVQDGAGTVATEGGSSSLQSSSLSASNALSVNQSSHQHQLHQMQSRDRETSCGKWGSAALEPEAGPKNTGVTEVAEMNSRSTGVGDASSSSSTSSSLWKTQPFPANSKMGASRTESWKDEAGVSSMSAEGGNAWRFTGQEDREDLTGASAWGTASGGQTSGLSQGAWGGDQMLVGEWGASGGGGGVNNPAGQDGLSSNSSSSSGGSVGNPATSSSTPSTKTKAWDNQKGVGDVGVGDSSEWGGQGSRGGGGTSSSSGGGNSRSGNQRHGHHRSHQPPNPEVALENLLSRSDLDPRVLSNSGWGQTQIRQNVAWDFEGGVAATQGGVGSPSTMKAPAHTQPFSGSTGTTTTDPSSSTLLQGATLNANLNSNSILGPPSGSPGESWDNSSSSSSSSSLHTRGPPPSGVNIQNPGISQSVGGGGNPAGVQGKPSGGWGGTASSEDQGKGWDSEGHEWREHRAGSGASGWGDFQTQGAPASGGSGWGESQEEKGSRGWKDMGRGDAGNWGQRASSDWGENEPKSCSSGWGGGKDSGGTSGDSEVGKWGNWDEGAPRGAWGAGGRGVGGDIGGKSHQGWGGKMHPSQMPNSQLASQKGPAQQQQLQSQPQQCQSMDTGVMQGGWGRPGGPSAQSQSSGWTSGPIPQIASGPGDSSEPSGWEEPSPQSISRKMEIDDGTSAWGDPNNYNYKSVNLWDKNNPSSGKAQSMSPQQGPPSLQQQPPGRMPAGLGNRDMNLTHSSSKGQGIASSGWGGSGSPSSPCVDNGTAAWGKPTDAPTGWGDPEDTGKTSGWGDPSPNPVKSGSKSMQEGWGEGEGSVSASRHSSWEEDDESGGVWNNACSQGSSSSYNSGGWGTKKGSKGSMKGAGDSWMNPMTRQFSNMGMLGEDPNGRSLDLAPGPPQDKKMEGEKRGMCLNEYNGEMRKGGRGGGTGTVFRSPGSKEIGACEPGPYYDKTGGQLFSSGGGMAQPRHQPGVSPINPSVRAQVPHQFLSPQVPGSVLKQMPPPSGGIGGVGGGMFPPQLSPQHIAMLSGIYPPQIQFQLACQLLLQQQPQQQQQQQQQLLQNQRKFPPNIRQQADPQQLARIMAVLQQQRQQQVGGTGGSSKLSPSHLSGSGPKMPMSDPLSHPGFAGSVADLHQKTPGTYSGFGPGVSLSGLELGPMVGGQAGLKDSGGQQSRFKWMMEGHSPAPSPPDSTLHKNGPIAAPPKMRGGSPYSQYELLGSEGLCVPPQGPSDHWHRSPGNKMGTKTGTSSWPPEFQPGVPWKGIQSVDPESDPYMTPGSMLNSSMSSLNDTEHQLLRDNTESNPSLNTLLPSPGAWPYSASESPHNNAHNQAKYPDYKPSWPPEPIGHNKPWKTNRNSSHLPRPPPGLTHQKQPSVSPWAGGGPRLGRGWGGSGGSQENRFGPGSGAAWSDGGASRGSCWLVLSNLTPQIDGSTLRTICMQHGPLLTFHLGLTQGSALIRYSTRQEAAKAQSALHMCVLGNTTILAEFVSEEEVARYFAHSQAGAAGSSSGSVGAGGAGSGPAGVTGSSGAGAVGTISSGSGDRERAGVGSTAAGASNNSGGTGPTGSNWQSLDGTGSSPDPASAQGAGLSIFAQWSSNGAGGSVGSNAGVVDPGRAGLWGGMTAGYTSSSLWGSPAMEDRHQMSSPAALLPGDLLGGGADSI; encoded by the exons aTCCAGTCCAGGGCCCTGTGGGTCCAGCTGCTCCCTCACTGCCCCATACTTCATCCTCCTCATCAATCGCTGCTTCTACTTCAAATTATGCAAATTCCATGTGGGGGACCAGCTCTGGCAGCCAACCCCTCTCTCAGGGCAGGGAAAAGGTGATAGTGGACCGGTCAGACCTGGAGGAATGGCCCAGTATTGCTGCTGGGGATGGGTTGAAGACAGGGGATACAGCAGGTACTGGAGGCGTGGATGTTAGCGGGATTCTGAACAGCAGCGCCTCATGGGGTGAAAGCTATCTCCAACAGCAAGCAAAAGTTGTGGGAGTAGGGAATGGAGGCAGAAAAGGAGTTAATTCTGACAGCCCCTCCCCACCCACTTCCTCCAGTTCACCCAATGAATGTATGCAGTCTGGTAGTGTTTGGGCTTCATCCTCCCATGAACTCATTGGGGGAAATGCAGTAGCAGCAGGCTCATTGCCCTCCATATCCAAAGCTGCCCCTCTCCCAGGGAACTCTGATGGCTCCCTTGGCATCAGCTGTGGGATTCAAGGTGCCAATTTTACCCCTAATGCTGATCCCTCTGCTTGGCCAGCCCTGGTACAGGATGGGGCTGGTACAGTTGCAACAGAGGGTGGCTCCTCTTCCCTCCAAAGCTCATCATTGTCTGCCAGCAATGCTCTTTCTGTGAATCAATCCTCTCATCAGCACCAACTTCACCAAATGCAATCCAGAGACAGAGAGACATCCTGTGGAAAGTGGGGTAGTGCAGCACTGGAACCAGAAgcaggaccaaaaaacacaggaGTGACAGAGGTGGCTGAAATGAACTCTAGAAGCACTGGTGTAGGGGatgcttcctcttcctcctccaccaGCTCCTCATTGTGGAAAACTCAGCCTTTCCCTGCAAACTCCAAAATGGGTGCCTCAAGGACTGAATCTTGGAAGGATGAAGCAGGGGTGAGTTCCATGTCTGCTGAAGGAGGGAATGCATGGCGTTTCACTGGCCAAGAAGATCGTGAAGATTTGACAGGGGCAAGTGCATGGGGAACAGCAAGTGGGGGTCAGACCTCCGGGCTATCTCAGGGAGCATGGGGTGGGGACCAGATGTTGGTTGGGGAATGGGGGGCTTCAGGTGGTGGTGGAGGTGTCAACAATCCAGCTGGGCAAGATGGATTAAGCagtaacagcagcagcagcagtggtgGCAGTGTTGGCAACCCAGCAACTTCCTCCTCCACACCTTCAACTAAGACAAAAGCTTGGGACAATCAGAAAGGAGTTGGGGATGTAGGGGTAGGAGACTCAAGTGAGTGGGGAGGCCAGGGTAGCAGAGGCGGGGGAGGAACCTCGTCCTCTAGTGGTGGAGGAAACTCCAGAAGTGGAAATCAGCGCCATGGCCACCACCGCTCTCATCAGCCTCCCAACCCTGAAGTGGCCTTAGAGAATCTGCTTAGCCGGTCTGACCTGGACCCCAGAGTGCTGTCCAACTCTGGCTGGGGTCAGACACAAATCCGTCAGAATGTGGCATGGGATTTTGAGGGTGGAGTTGCTGCCACACAAGGTGGAGTCGGTTCCCCTTCTACAATGAAAGCACCTGCCCACACCCAACCATTCTCTGGTTCTACTGGCACCACAACTACTGATCCATCTTCCTCCACTTTGCTCCAAGGAGCAACTCTGAATGCCAACTTGAACTCAAACTCCATCCTTGGACCACCGTCTGGCTCACCTGGTGAGAGCTGGGACAACAGTAGTAGTAGCAGCAGCAGTTCTTCTTTGCACACTCGAGGCCCTCCACCTTCTGGTGTCAATATACAAAACCCTGGCATCTCACAGTCTGTAGGTGGAGGAGGTAATCCAGCTGGTGTGCAGGGCAAGCCATCCGGGGGCTGGGGAGGGACAGCATCATCAGAAGACCAAGGGAAAGGTTGGGATAGCGAGGGACATGAGTGGCGAGAGCACAGAGCAGGGAGTGGGGCAAGCGGGTGGGGAGATTTTCAAACACAGGGTGCTCCAGCAAGTGGAGGTAGTGGCTGGGGAGAAAGTCAGGAGGAGAAAGGATCCCGGGGTTGGAAAGATATGGGGAGAGGGGATGCAGGTAATTGGGGGCAGAGAGCTAGCAGCGACTGGGGAGAAAATGAACCCAAATCATGTAGTAGTGGTTGGGGGGGTGGGAAGGATAGTGGAGGTACTAGTGGGGACTCAGAAGTGGGTAAATGGGGTAATTGGGATGAGGGAGCTCCTAGAGGTGCGTGGGGAGCTGGAGGTAGAGGGGTGGGTGGAGACATAGGTGGTAAATCTCACCAAGGCTGGGGTGGGAAAATGCACCCTTCGCAGATGCCAAACAGCCAATTGGCCTCACAGAAAGGCCCGGCACAGCAGCAGCAGCTACAATCACAGCCCCAACAGTGTCAATCAATGGACACAGGGGTCATGCAAGGGGGCTGGGGAAGACCAGGAGGTCCTTCAGCCCAGAGCCAAAGTTCAGGGTGGACTTCAGGGCCCATACCCCAAATTGCCAGTGGCCCTGGAGACAGTTCGGAGCCCAGTGGTTGGGAGGAGCCTTCTCCACAGTCCATAAGCAGGAAGATGGAGATAGATGATGGAACATCTGCTTGGGGTGACCCTAACAACTACAACTACAAAAGTGTCAACTTGTGGGACAAGAACAACCCCTCATCTGGCAAGGCACAATCAATGTCCCCTCAGCAGGGACCCCCATCCCTGCAACAGCAGCCACCTGGAAGAATGCCAGCAGGCCTTGGGAATAGAGACATGAACCTTACACATTCATCCAGCAAGGGGCAAGGAATAG CTTCGTCTGGATGGGGAGGTAGTGGCTCTCCTTCCAGTCCATGTGTGGACAACGGTACTGCAGCCTGGGGCAAGCCCACTGATGCACCCACTGGTTGGGGTGACCCTGAAGACACTGGCAAGACGTCAGGTTGGGGAGACCCCTCCCCCAATCCAGTGAAGTCTG GTTCAAAGTCTATGCAAGAAGGTTGGGGTGAAGGAGAAGGCTCAGTCAGTGCTTCACGTCACTCCAGCTGGGAGGAGGATGATGAGAGTGGTGGTGTGTGGAACAATGCTTGTTCGCAAGGCAGCAGCTCCTCATACAACTCGGGAGGCTGGGGAACCAAGAAGGGCAGCAAG GGCTCCATGAAGGGTGCAGGAGACTCTTGGATGAACCCTATGACAAGACAGTTTTCAAACATGGGAATGCTG GGAGAGGACCCCAATGGTCGTTCCTTGGATCTGGCCCCTGGTCCTCCGCAGGATAAAAAGATGGAAGGAGAGAAGCGTGGCATGTGCTTGAATGAGTACAATGGAGAGATGCGTAAAGGAGGACGTGGAGGGGGAACAGGAACTGTCTTCCGTTCACCTGGTTCCAAAGAGATTGGGGCTTGTGAACCAGGGCCTTACTATGACAAG aCGGGTGGTCAGTTGTTTAGTAGCGGAGGTGGGATGGCACAGCCCAGGCACCAACCAGGGGTGTCGCCCATCAACCCATCAGTACGAGCGCAAGTGCCTCATCAGTTCCTGTCACCTCAG GTGCCAGGCTCTGTGCTTAAGCAGATGCCTCCTCCCAGTGGAGGCATTGGAGGTGTAGGAGGAGGCATGTTTCCTCCACAGCTTTCCCCACAGCACATTGCCATGCTCAGCGGCATCTACCCCCCACAAATCCAGTTCCAGCTG GCCTGTCAGCTGCTATTGCAACAGCAACcacagcagcaacaacagcagcagcagcagctgctGCAGAACCAGCGCAAGTTTCCCCCAAATATACGGCAACAAGCAGATCCCCAACAG CTTGCCAGAATTATGGCTGTTCTTCAGCAGCAGAGACAGCAGCAAGTGGGTGGTACAGGGGGCAGCTCCAAACTCTCTCCTTCTCACCTTAGTGGGAGTGGCCCAAAGATGCCCATGTCAGACCCCCTCTCACACCCTGGCTTTGCAGGCTCTGTAGCAGATCTGCATCAGAAAACACCAGGCACTTATTCTG GGTTTGGGCCGGGAGTGAGCCTCTCTGGTCTGGAACTGGGTCCCATGGTCGGTGGCCAGGCTGGTTTGAAGGACAGTGGTGGACAGCAGTCCCGTTTTAAGTGGATGATGGAAGGTCACTCCCCAGCACCCTCCCCTCCTGATAGCACTCTCCATAAAAATG GTCCCATTGCTGCTCCTCCCAAAATGAGAGGCGGTTCCCCATATTCCCAGTATGAGCTGCTGGGAAGTGAGGGTTTATGTGTACCTCCACAAGGGCCTTCAGATCACTGGCACCGAAGTCCTGGGAACAAGATGGGCACAAAGACTGGCACATCCAGCTGGCCTCCAG AGTTTCAACCAGGAGTGCCTTGGAAAGGAATTCAGAGTGTGGACCCTGAATCTGATCCCTACATGACACCTGGGAGTATGCTGAACTCATCGATGTCAAGCCTCAACGACACTGAGCACCAGTTGCTAAGAGATAACACAG AATCAAATCCCTCCCTCAACACCTTGCTGCCTTCACCTGGTGCCTGGCCCTACAGTGCCTCAGAGAGCCCCCATAACAATGCACACAACCAAG CTAAGTACCCAGACTACAAGCCAAGCTGGCCACCTGAGCCCATAGGGCACAACAAGCCTTGGAAGACCAATCGCAACAGCTCACATCTGCCACGCCCACCTCCCGGACTGACCCATCAGAAGCAGCCCTCAGTGTCTCCCTGGGCGGGAGGAGGCCCACGATTAGGTAGAGGCTGGGGTGGCTCTGGAGGCAGCCAAGAAAACAGATTTGGGCCTG GATCTGGAGCTGCGTGGAGTGATGGAGGAGCATCTAGGGGAAGCTGCTGGCTTGTGCTAAGTAATCTTACCCCTCAG ATCGATGGCTCCACCTTGCGGACTATATGTATGCAGCATGGTCCTCTGTTGACCTTTCACCTTGGTCTGACCCAAGGTAGTGCTCTGATTCGCTACAGTACTCGTCAAGAAGCAGCCAAAGCCCAGAGTGCACTTCACAT GTGTGTTTTAGGTAATACCACAATCCTGGCTGAGTTTGTGAGCGAGGAGGAGGTTGCTCGTTATTTTGCACATTCCCAAGCTGGAGCTGCTGGAAGCAGCAGTGGAAGTGTTGGAGCTGGTGGAGCGGGGTCTGGACCAGCAGGTGTGACAGGGTCATCAGGGGCCGGTGCTGTGGGTACTATCAGTTCTGGGAGTGGCGATAGGGAACGGGCTGGAGTGGGAAGTACAGCAGCAGGAGCAAGTAACAACAGCGGTGGAACGGGGCCCACGGGCTCTAACTGGCAGAGTTTGGACGGTACGGGGAGCTCCCCAGACCCAGCCTCTGCCCAAGGAGCAGGTTTGAGCATTTTTGCCCAGTGGAGCAGCAATGGTGCTGGTGGTAGTGTGGGCAGCAATGCAGGGGTCGTTGATCCTGGCAGGGCAGGTTTGTGGGGGGGCATGACTGCTGGGTACACAAGCAGCAGTCTGTGGGGGTCTCCAGCCATGGAAGATCGGCACCAGATGAGCAGCCCTGCAGCACTgttgcctggagacctgctgggAGGAGGGGCAGACTCTATTTGA